One Hyphomonadaceae bacterium BL14 genomic window, ACTCATCAAATAGAGCCTTAAGTTTGGTTGTTTTCGCCACGGCTGTCGTCATCCGCTTCACGAGCCCAATAACCCGTTCGGCATCATCATCGCGGGCGTGGTCCGGCTGCTCCAGATTAATCCCATCAAGCATTTCGTAGAGATGCAGGTCACTGTCTCGACCTAATTCGGTCGAGATGGCATCGGCCAGCTTCACATAGGGGTGTAGCTTCAGCGTGTGACCGCTGAGATGCGCCTTGTCGCCGAACAGCGCATACCGTGACCGGTTCTTCGGATCGATGCCGGCCTTCTCCAGAATTTTTTTGTAATGGCCTTGCTTTTTGAGTTCGAAAAGCTTCTCCCCCAGCCTGCGCGCCAATGTTTTGGCGTCCTCTTGCCTGATCAGTGAACGCTGCTTCTTTCGTCCTTTGGGCCGCTCCAGGTCGCTTCGAAGCGCCTGTATCTCGGCGCGTCGCCTGGTTTCTTCAGCTTTCCAAGGCCTGGCGGCATTGGAGCCATTCGAAGGCTTATGCGGAAATTGATGGATTTCCGCCATTTTAAATACTCCCGCCGACACGGCGGCGATGGCCCCTCAGGGGCGCGACAGTTACGACTGCGTAGCTATCGTCGCTGATGATGACGCCGTAACGGCTCAGCCTGTTGTCTCCAGCCTTATGCGCCCGCCGTCGGCTGACGATCAGCATGCGGCAGTTGGAGCCGACGTGCTTGTCGATGTCCGCCATTTCAATGAGCCTGGAAAGAAATTCGGACCGTATGCCGCGCTGAGCGCATCTTTGCCGGGCATGGGTAGTAAGAGCAGTCATGTCAGCCTCCATTGCTGCGGCCATTTAGCAGCGTGGAGACCGTGCCGTCCGCCTCAAAATGAAGAATTATTATGTTTATTTTTGAGGAAAATCACAGGCTCTGGTGAGCCGATATTGCTCATCTGGGTTGTACCAGAGAAAATCGGCAGCAAGCGCTGTTCATGGCCTCACCGCGTTATCGGATCATCGAAGTCAGCAAGGGAGAGGTCAAAAGCGCGAAAAATTCTCCTCGAAAGTAAGGTCTCAGGTGCGTCCTACCTGACAATCTCCACCAGGATCGGACAGTGGTCGGAGGGCCGCAACGGGCCTGTCTCGGTGAATGTGGTCTCAGAGAACGATCCCATCACCTTGCGCGTGAAGGCGTGCTCGTTGAGCACCAGAAAATCGATGAATTCGCTATAGCGCGGATCGCAGGCCGGGCGGATGCCGGCGCCCGCGATGTGAAGGGCGTAAGGGTCGCCGTCATTGAGACCGCGCCAGACCTCGTCGCCGTCCATCTCAAAACGCCGGTTGAAATCACCCCCGACGATGACGGCGCGCCCCGATGCACTGCGCACATCCACCCAGTCTTCCAGCACATCGGCCTGCGCAAACAGGGTCGGGCATACATTGGACGTGTCGCCCTGATGGCAACCGGAGGCGAGATGTACGCTCATGATGTCAAGAGGCTCGCCCTCGACAAGCGAGATCGCCACGCCGTGGCGCATCCGGCCAGAGCTGCGCACATCCAGCTCGACAAAGTCAGGCAGGCGCTCATAGGCAAGGGTGTTGCGGATGGCGATGGCGGTGTTCTGGGCGCGCAGGCGCGAGCCGTCATCGCGGCCGCGGCACAGCGGATACTCGCCCGAGGCGGGCCGTTCCTCGACATGGAAGGACCAGCCCGGACCGAACACGCGTTCGAGCGCGCTCTCGCCATCGATCTCCTGGAGGAGCCATATGTCAGCATCGACCTGCCTGATGTAATCGGCAACCCGATCAAGACCGGCCTCGTCGCGCGGGGCGCAGCCTGCGCCGATCTCAGCGGTGAGGTGCTCGATATTCCAGGCGGCGATCCGCAGCGAGGAGGCCTCACTGGCCGGAGCTGCTGTATCGGTGGACGCCTCGCAGGCTCCCAGCAGCATCGCGGCGCCGAGGCTCAGGACAAAGCGCATCATGGGCAGGCCTCCTCAGATTTCGGTTGGCTGAGCGATAGCCTCCGCCACGAAGGCGCACAACCGCCCTTCGGGCTTTCTGGCGAGCGATGCCTGTTTGCCCTGGCAGCCCGCGCGCCATGTGTTGCCATGCGGTGACAGCCAGATCCGGGGCCTCGGGTTAAGGTTTGCGCCTATTTGGGTGCAGGCCGACAAGGGGGGCATGATGTTCGGACGCCGCAGGGCTGGCACGATCGGACTGGTCGGCGTGCAGCAGATACTCGGTGTGGGCGGCGCGCTGACGCTGGCCAATGTCCTCAAGGATCTGATCTTCTGGACCGACATGATCCGTACCATTCTCGGGGGATGGGCAGAGTTCGTGCAGACCTGGCTGTGGCCAGTCGCCGCATTCATGTTTGGCTGGGTGTTCGAGCTTCTACAGCTCGAGCTTACCGCCTTCTGGAAGGACTATCTGACCATCGGGCTCCTGTTCGCGGCCGGGTTTCTGCGCCATTTCTGGCTGGTGGTGCGCCGCA contains:
- a CDS encoding endonuclease/exonuclease/phosphatase family protein, with translation MMRFVLSLGAAMLLGACEASTDTAAPASEASSLRIAAWNIEHLTAEIGAGCAPRDEAGLDRVADYIRQVDADIWLLQEIDGESALERVFGPGWSFHVEERPASGEYPLCRGRDDGSRLRAQNTAIAIRNTLAYERLPDFVELDVRSSGRMRHGVAISLVEGEPLDIMSVHLASGCHQGDTSNVCPTLFAQADVLEDWVDVRSASGRAVIVGGDFNRRFEMDGDEVWRGLNDGDPYALHIAGAGIRPACDPRYSEFIDFLVLNEHAFTRKVMGSFSETTFTETGPLRPSDHCPILVEIVR